A stretch of the Clostridium fungisolvens genome encodes the following:
- a CDS encoding C1 family peptidase, with product MLHHRLGWIPDYNDINDYTEDTPEVKAILNNIYSSSKKTEDNLPSFIDLRKWCSPIKNQELLNSSTAEALVSLIEYFENRLFGKNSDGSSLFVYKNSRSLLGNIGDTGVSFRCALNSLIQFGMPPERYYSISSAQIDEEPKAFCYGFRDKYKDLIFFKLDINKDSENLLKRVKELLYLQLPCIFGFSVYDCIDFAEKSGEILFPTIHNQLIGGHSVMAVGYDDKYCAINKLTGHSSSGALIIRNSWGENWGEDGYGYLPYEYILKGLASDFWYVLNKDWLFK from the coding sequence ATGCTACATCATAGATTAGGCTGGATTCCTGACTACAATGACATAAATGATTATACAGAGGATACCCCTGAAGTCAAAGCTATTTTAAACAACATTTATTCATCAAGTAAAAAAACTGAAGACAATCTCCCAAGTTTTATAGACCTCAGAAAATGGTGTTCACCAATAAAAAATCAAGAACTACTCAATTCTTCCACTGCTGAAGCATTAGTAAGTCTAATTGAATATTTTGAAAATAGGTTGTTCGGAAAAAACTCTGATGGTTCATCACTTTTTGTTTATAAAAATTCTAGGTCCCTTTTGGGGAACATTGGAGATACTGGTGTATCATTTCGATGCGCACTAAACTCCTTAATCCAATTTGGTATGCCTCCTGAAAGATATTATTCCATAAGCTCTGCTCAAATTGATGAAGAACCAAAGGCCTTTTGTTATGGTTTTAGAGATAAATATAAAGATTTGATTTTTTTCAAACTGGATATAAATAAGGATTCAGAGAATCTTCTCAAAAGGGTTAAAGAACTATTATATTTACAGCTTCCATGTATCTTTGGTTTTTCCGTATACGACTGCATAGACTTCGCCGAAAAATCAGGAGAGATATTATTTCCAACTATCCATAATCAACTAATTGGTGGACATTCAGTTATGGCTGTAGGTTATGATGATAAATACTGTGCAATTAATAAGTTAACTGGACATTCTAGCTCAGGAGCTTTAATAATAAGAAATTCCTGGGGCGAAAACTGGGGTGAAGATGGTTATGGTTATCTTCCTTACGAATATATATTAAAAGGATTAGCCAGTGATTTTTGGTATGTTCTAAACAAGGACTGGCTTTTTAAATAA
- the ytaF gene encoding sporulation membrane protein YtaF has translation MKSQRRDNMNLLAIILFVFTSSIDNFTVALAYGVKNIKISFFSNLVISVVSSLGTFISMSLGLALANLLAPHTANIIGSTILLLIGLWFLYDYYRSIKNIKSMNQSDSSSKRSCMNLLDNPEVADFDHSGTIDLKESFSLSVALAINNVGLGIGGSIAGLDIIRTTLFTFIFSIIVIPIGMFLGNKFLAKKLGSTAPLISALILIALGLFELVLN, from the coding sequence ATTAAGTCACAAAGGAGGGATAACATGAATTTACTTGCAATAATACTATTTGTTTTTACAAGTAGTATCGATAACTTTACTGTAGCTCTCGCCTATGGAGTAAAGAATATAAAGATAAGTTTTTTTAGTAATTTAGTCATAAGCGTAGTTTCTTCCTTAGGTACATTTATATCGATGTCTCTAGGTTTAGCTCTTGCAAATCTACTTGCTCCCCATACAGCCAATATTATCGGTAGTACTATTTTATTGCTAATTGGATTATGGTTTTTATATGATTATTATAGATCCATTAAAAACATAAAATCAATGAACCAATCAGATTCTAGTAGTAAAAGAAGTTGCATGAATCTACTGGATAATCCTGAAGTAGCTGATTTTGATCACTCTGGTACAATAGATTTAAAGGAATCCTTTTCGCTATCTGTAGCATTAGCAATTAATAATGTAGGACTTGGCATTGGTGGAAGCATAGCAGGTTTAGATATTATTAGAACCACCTTATTTACCTTTATCTTTAGTATAATTGTTATTCCAATTGGTATGTTTTTAGGTAACAAGTTCCTAGCAAAAAAATTAGGTAGTACAGCTCCATTAATTTCAGCATTAATATTAATAGCTTTAGGATTATTTGAACTTGTATTAAATTGA
- a CDS encoding DUF3343 domain-containing protein, translating to MRDLNVCIIAFSSASQSVNLYKILKNKKYNVYMIQTPCTISAGCARSIEIKEKDLEAIVNEIKESKIDIKGIYRKTLNESTRRYYYSELDI from the coding sequence ATGAGAGACTTAAATGTATGTATAATAGCTTTTTCTTCCGCGAGTCAGAGTGTAAATCTCTATAAGATATTAAAAAATAAGAAATACAATGTGTATATGATACAAACACCTTGTACTATATCAGCAGGCTGTGCTAGATCAATAGAGATTAAAGAGAAAGATTTAGAGGCCATAGTAAATGAAATAAAAGAAAGTAAAATTGATATTAAGGGGATATATAGAAAAACTTTAAACGAAAGTACAAGACGTTATTATTACTCTGAACTTGATATTTAA
- the msrA gene encoding peptide-methionine (S)-S-oxide reductase MsrA, which produces MKEIVFAGGCFWGVEEFMSRKDGVKETKVGYANGEKNDPTYEQVCTGTTGHAEACYVKYDEENISLNQLLDEYWSIVEPTVINRQGNDIGHQYRTGIYYIDKDDLKVIEQSKQEQQENYDKPIVTEIMPLKCFYDAEEYHQKYLKKNPGGYCHIKLD; this is translated from the coding sequence ATGAAAGAAATAGTGTTTGCAGGTGGATGCTTTTGGGGCGTAGAAGAATTCATGTCTAGAAAAGATGGTGTGAAAGAAACTAAAGTTGGATATGCAAATGGAGAAAAAAATGATCCTACTTATGAACAAGTATGTACAGGAACTACTGGTCATGCAGAAGCTTGTTATGTAAAGTACGATGAAGAAAACATATCTTTAAATCAGCTACTAGATGAATATTGGAGTATAGTAGAACCAACAGTAATTAACAGGCAAGGAAATGATATAGGACATCAATATAGAACTGGAATTTACTATATTGATAAAGATGATTTGAAAGTGATTGAGCAAAGTAAGCAAGAACAGCAAGAAAATTATGATAAACCTATTGTGACTGAAATAATGCCACTAAAATGTTTTTATGATGCAGAGGAATATCATCAAAAATATTTAAAGAAAAACCCAGGCGGTTATTGCCACATAAAATTAGATTAA